A genomic window from Arthrobacter sp. FW305-BF8 includes:
- a CDS encoding FAD-dependent oxidoreductase, translating to MTFPTDATTPSAAGVNMRALNCDVLVVGSGAGGLAAAVTAAYHGLNVVVVEKADVCGGATAWSGGWAWAPGNPLARAAGVSEDKETFRTYLRGVLGADYQADRVDAFLEAVPHMVGFFHQKTSLQFVPGARINDVYGGLPGAGTGHRSVGPKPMNARRIRPELRAKLRHQLYETSFLGMGIMAGPDLANFLSASRGNPRGLFHAGWRFGLHLLDLLTHRRNMQLVNGTALTGRLLQSADRFGVDIRVSTPARRLLTDAAGKATGAVVGTPEGELRINAVRGVVLAAGGFPQDVERRKELFPHTPTGHEHWTLAPAEAGGDGISLGQSVGARFRTDVKSAAAWCPVSLVPYRSGRTGTFPHIMDRAKPGSIGVLRSGKRFVNEANGYYDYVAAMLAATPAGEQAEAWQVADSRFVRRFPLGMAKPLPVPLFPYVRSGYLKKGRTLEELAARCGIDPAGLKETVERFNRHAAGGTDPDFGRGSTSFNRYGGDASVKPNPSLGPIEKGPFYAVRVVPGSFGTFAGLDVDGRSRALDDGGRPIPGLYVAGNDQASVMGGHYPAGGINLGPALAFGYVAGRDLAGAVEYEDDGTVPAKTVPTDVATDVANAAAH from the coding sequence ATGACTTTCCCGACTGATGCAACAACCCCCTCCGCTGCCGGAGTCAACATGCGCGCGCTGAACTGCGACGTCCTGGTGGTGGGCTCCGGCGCGGGCGGCCTGGCCGCAGCCGTGACGGCCGCGTACCACGGGCTGAACGTTGTGGTGGTGGAAAAGGCGGACGTCTGCGGCGGTGCCACGGCCTGGTCCGGCGGCTGGGCCTGGGCGCCGGGCAATCCGCTGGCCCGGGCCGCCGGCGTCAGCGAGGACAAGGAGACCTTCCGAACCTACCTGCGCGGAGTCCTGGGGGCGGACTACCAAGCGGACAGGGTGGACGCGTTCCTGGAGGCCGTGCCCCACATGGTGGGCTTCTTCCATCAGAAGACGTCACTGCAGTTCGTCCCGGGTGCAAGGATCAACGACGTTTATGGCGGGCTTCCCGGTGCCGGGACCGGCCACCGCTCAGTTGGGCCCAAGCCCATGAACGCCCGGCGGATCCGTCCGGAGCTGCGCGCCAAGCTGCGGCACCAGCTGTATGAAACCTCGTTCCTGGGAATGGGCATCATGGCCGGACCGGATCTGGCCAACTTCCTGTCCGCGTCCCGGGGCAATCCGCGCGGGCTCTTCCATGCAGGCTGGCGCTTCGGCTTGCACCTCCTGGATCTGCTGACGCATCGGCGCAACATGCAGCTGGTCAACGGCACGGCCCTGACCGGCCGGCTGCTGCAGTCGGCAGACCGCTTTGGCGTGGACATCCGCGTCTCCACACCGGCCCGCCGGTTGCTGACCGACGCGGCAGGCAAGGCGACGGGCGCCGTCGTCGGAACCCCCGAAGGGGAACTGCGGATCAACGCCGTACGCGGAGTGGTCCTGGCGGCCGGCGGCTTCCCGCAGGACGTGGAGCGCCGGAAGGAACTGTTCCCGCACACCCCAACCGGGCACGAACACTGGACGCTGGCGCCTGCGGAGGCCGGCGGCGACGGCATCAGCCTGGGCCAGTCGGTGGGCGCCCGTTTCAGGACCGACGTGAAATCCGCGGCCGCGTGGTGTCCGGTGTCGCTGGTTCCGTACCGCAGCGGCCGGACCGGCACGTTCCCGCACATCATGGACCGTGCCAAGCCCGGCAGCATCGGCGTCCTGCGCAGCGGGAAGCGGTTCGTTAACGAAGCTAACGGGTATTACGACTACGTGGCGGCAATGCTGGCGGCCACGCCGGCGGGGGAACAGGCGGAGGCCTGGCAGGTCGCCGATTCCCGCTTTGTGCGGCGCTTTCCGTTGGGCATGGCCAAACCGCTGCCCGTGCCGCTCTTCCCCTACGTGCGCTCGGGCTACCTGAAGAAGGGCCGCACGCTCGAGGAACTCGCGGCCCGCTGCGGCATCGATCCCGCCGGGCTGAAGGAGACGGTGGAGCGGTTCAACCGCCATGCGGCCGGCGGCACGGACCCGGACTTCGGCCGCGGCTCCACGTCCTTCAACCGCTATGGCGGCGACGCCTCGGTGAAGCCGAACCCGTCGCTGGGCCCCATCGAGAAGGGCCCGTTCTACGCCGTGCGGGTGGTGCCGGGGAGCTTCGGCACGTTCGCCGGGCTGGATGTGGACGGCCGCTCCCGCGCCCTTGACGACGGCGGCCGGCCCATCCCGGGCCTGTACGTCGCCGGCAACGACCAGGCCAGTGTGATGGGCGGGCACTACCCGGCCGGGGGCATCAACCTCGGCCCGGCTCTGGCGTTCGGATACGTTGCCGGCCGCGATCTGGCTGGGGCCGTGGAGTACGAGGACGACGGGACCGTGCCCGCAAAAACCGTGCCCACTGACGTGGCCACCGACGTGGCCAACGCTGCAGCCCATTGA
- a CDS encoding aldo/keto reductase, with protein sequence MSQKTEENTTAELAPGVVIPLIGLGTWPMTGEEAADAVARAIANGYRHIDTAENYRNEEAVGEGIRRSGIARRDLFLTTKFNKQWHGRTGVREAFGAATRRLGTEYLDLFLIHWPNPAQGRFVDAAEGLARLAEEGLIRCWGVSNFKPAHLRELQAAGLDVPVNQVQIDPEHQQLDQLAFHREHNIATAAYSPLGRNGGFLAAPAVTGPAEAYAKTPAQVVLRWQVQSGRVAIPKSADDRRQRENLDVFGFALTEAEMAGIDALDTGAPPRLDSNEFGH encoded by the coding sequence ATGAGCCAAAAAACAGAGGAAAACACGACGGCGGAACTGGCGCCCGGCGTCGTAATTCCCCTCATCGGCCTGGGCACCTGGCCGATGACCGGCGAGGAGGCCGCCGATGCCGTGGCCCGGGCGATAGCCAACGGGTACCGGCATATCGATACGGCGGAAAATTACCGCAACGAGGAGGCCGTGGGGGAGGGGATCCGCCGCAGCGGCATTGCCCGCAGGGACCTGTTCCTTACTACCAAATTCAATAAGCAGTGGCACGGCAGGACGGGTGTGCGCGAGGCCTTCGGCGCGGCAACCCGGCGGCTCGGCACCGAGTACCTGGACCTCTTCCTGATCCACTGGCCGAACCCTGCCCAGGGCCGGTTTGTTGACGCAGCGGAAGGGCTCGCCCGGCTGGCCGAGGAGGGGCTGATCAGGTGCTGGGGCGTTTCCAACTTCAAGCCGGCCCACCTGCGCGAGCTGCAGGCGGCAGGCCTCGACGTCCCGGTCAACCAGGTTCAAATCGACCCCGAACACCAGCAGCTCGACCAGCTGGCCTTCCACCGTGAACACAACATCGCCACCGCGGCCTACAGCCCGCTGGGCCGCAACGGCGGCTTCCTCGCGGCCCCTGCCGTCACCGGTCCCGCCGAGGCATACGCCAAGACGCCGGCGCAGGTGGTACTCCGCTGGCAGGTCCAGTCCGGCCGGGTGGCCATCCCCAAGTCCGCCGACGACCGGCGGCAGCGCGAAAACCTTGATGTCTTCGGTTTTGCCCTCACCGAGGCGGAAATGGCCGGCATTGATGCCCTGGACACGGGCGCGCCGCCGCGGCTGGACTCAAACGAATTCGGACACTGA
- a CDS encoding sugar phosphate isomerase/epimerase family protein, producing the protein MSAPRRPLGLAQLSLLNTAPPQLVAIAAEAGFDFIGARVRPVTPTERPYDLQPGSPMLKETLARMADTGVTVRDIEFLLLDGTDQRDAWLAMMEAGQALGAVSLTVAGSDPDTARLADTLARMAEDGRSYGIVPTLEPISYQAVNSIPAAVALARSSGCNLVVDALHLNRFGAVPGCAQWEDLQANLDLVPLLQLCDGPAQRPAAQEALVTESRSERGVPGEGGFNLAALVNAFPADLAVSVEVPSDSTVARLGELGWARKLKEAADTVLQAAGNLQNAGTK; encoded by the coding sequence ATGAGCGCACCGCGCCGCCCGCTGGGCCTGGCCCAGCTGTCCCTCCTCAACACCGCACCGCCGCAGCTGGTGGCCATCGCCGCCGAAGCCGGCTTCGACTTCATCGGCGCCCGCGTCCGCCCGGTCACTCCCACTGAGCGGCCCTATGACCTGCAGCCCGGGTCGCCGATGCTGAAGGAGACCCTGGCCCGGATGGCCGACACCGGCGTCACGGTCCGCGACATCGAGTTCCTGCTGCTGGACGGCACTGACCAGCGCGATGCCTGGCTTGCCATGATGGAGGCCGGGCAGGCCCTCGGCGCCGTATCCCTGACGGTGGCCGGGTCCGACCCCGACACTGCACGCCTTGCCGACACCCTGGCGCGCATGGCCGAGGACGGCCGCAGCTACGGCATCGTCCCCACCCTGGAGCCCATCTCCTACCAGGCGGTGAACTCCATTCCCGCCGCGGTGGCTCTGGCCCGGTCCTCGGGCTGCAACCTCGTGGTGGACGCACTCCATCTGAACCGCTTCGGGGCCGTTCCGGGGTGCGCGCAGTGGGAGGACCTCCAGGCGAACCTCGACCTGGTGCCGCTGCTGCAGCTGTGCGACGGGCCGGCGCAGCGTCCGGCCGCCCAGGAGGCGCTGGTGACGGAGTCCCGCTCGGAACGCGGTGTTCCGGGCGAGGGCGGCTTCAACCTGGCCGCCCTGGTCAACGCCTTCCCCGCTGATCTTGCCGTGAGCGTGGAGGTGCCCTCGGACAGCACGGTGGCCCGGCTGGGGGAGCTGGGCTGGGCACGGAAGCTCAAGGAGGCAGCCGACACGGTGCTGCAGGCGGCAGGCAACCTCCAGAATGCAGGAACCAAATGA
- a CDS encoding oxidoreductase, with product MTEHETRHAARPLTLGRNGRTPRTLRNRLVSAPMERNYGTTDGHITEQYIDYLVTRARAGLGLVTTEATYVRADGKGRTHQLGLHTDAMVPGLRRLTDALHAEGALAAVELNHGGRTAQTAVSGHKNVAPSPVPCAVAGGEVPRELTAGECHDLVQSYAAAARRAVAAGFDVINIHGAHGYLIHQFMSPISNHRTDEFAAPEHFLNLVIDAVREAAPDALVGVRVSVVEGPADGISAEDQVAVMAKAHLDQLDFLDLSAGSYDAGEWIVQPGEWKPGLLRDYATEYRQFGLPLGMAGRLNSPAVIEEVLGAGVCDFVSLARAIHADPAFVGAVLHGEAYRPCIACNVCIDTLGQGQVTCTVNPAVGRSRVPVPTPAVRPGARVTVVGAGPAGLTAARELAVAGAQVTVLDGGVRLGGQFALAEQMKSTPDFHRFTDWSAAENDRLGIDVRLGGQVDLSDPGDVAALIRETGADAVVLATGGTRPGAGFPGADLPGVTDVRDWLAAHPEVLRPDGQGGSIPDAVTIWGADSVAMSVADTLAGRGTAVLLVGPQEVLAPESGRRAKILAVPRLEQNPRVRVRLGATIEEYDGGRIRIAGTSPDGARDGSGPEWLDAPGPLLVSRSVLPLDGSVPAADREAHLAGAAGVPLALAGTVVDRTPAIASNAVKGGYDAAQRIAAALAAEPFAPAAESAAPASESARPVELSMNGAAS from the coding sequence ATGACCGAACACGAAACCCGCCACGCCGCCCGCCCGCTCACCCTGGGCCGGAACGGCCGCACTCCACGGACCCTCCGCAACCGGCTCGTCTCCGCTCCGATGGAACGCAACTACGGCACCACCGACGGGCACATCACCGAGCAGTACATCGACTACCTTGTCACCCGCGCCCGGGCCGGCCTGGGACTGGTCACCACCGAAGCCACGTACGTCCGGGCAGACGGCAAGGGCCGCACTCACCAGCTGGGCCTGCACACGGACGCCATGGTTCCCGGGCTACGTCGGCTCACCGACGCGCTGCACGCTGAAGGTGCGCTGGCCGCCGTCGAACTTAACCACGGCGGCCGGACCGCGCAGACAGCGGTGTCCGGGCACAAGAACGTGGCGCCGTCGCCGGTGCCGTGTGCGGTGGCCGGCGGGGAGGTTCCGCGGGAACTGACGGCCGGAGAATGCCACGACCTCGTGCAGTCCTACGCCGCAGCCGCCCGCCGGGCCGTGGCCGCGGGCTTCGACGTGATCAACATCCACGGCGCCCACGGCTACCTGATCCACCAGTTCATGTCCCCCATCTCCAACCACCGCACGGACGAGTTCGCCGCGCCGGAGCACTTCCTGAACCTGGTCATCGACGCCGTCCGGGAGGCGGCGCCGGACGCCCTCGTCGGCGTGCGGGTGTCCGTCGTCGAAGGCCCGGCGGACGGCATCAGCGCCGAAGACCAGGTGGCCGTCATGGCCAAGGCACACCTGGACCAGCTGGACTTTCTCGACCTGTCCGCCGGCAGCTACGACGCCGGTGAATGGATCGTCCAGCCTGGCGAATGGAAGCCCGGCCTGCTCCGGGACTACGCCACGGAATACCGGCAGTTCGGCCTTCCGCTGGGCATGGCCGGGCGGCTGAACTCGCCGGCGGTCATCGAAGAGGTTCTCGGCGCCGGAGTCTGCGACTTCGTCAGCCTGGCGCGCGCCATCCATGCCGACCCAGCGTTTGTGGGCGCGGTCCTGCACGGCGAGGCGTACCGCCCCTGCATCGCCTGCAACGTCTGCATCGACACCCTCGGCCAGGGGCAGGTCACGTGCACCGTTAACCCCGCCGTCGGACGCTCGCGGGTTCCCGTTCCGACGCCGGCCGTGCGGCCGGGTGCCCGGGTCACCGTCGTGGGGGCCGGCCCGGCCGGCCTCACCGCCGCCCGGGAACTCGCCGTGGCAGGTGCGCAGGTCACCGTGCTCGACGGCGGCGTCCGGCTGGGCGGGCAGTTCGCCCTCGCCGAACAGATGAAATCCACTCCTGATTTCCACCGCTTCACCGACTGGTCCGCCGCCGAGAACGACAGGCTGGGCATTGACGTCCGGCTGGGCGGGCAGGTGGATCTTTCCGATCCGGGCGACGTTGCGGCGCTGATCCGGGAAACCGGGGCCGACGCCGTCGTGCTCGCCACCGGCGGGACCCGCCCCGGGGCAGGCTTCCCCGGAGCCGATTTGCCCGGTGTGACGGACGTGCGGGACTGGCTCGCCGCCCACCCCGAGGTGCTGCGCCCGGATGGGCAAGGTGGGAGCATTCCGGACGCCGTGACCATCTGGGGTGCGGACTCCGTGGCGATGAGCGTGGCCGACACCCTCGCGGGCCGCGGCACCGCCGTGCTGCTGGTGGGGCCGCAGGAGGTCCTCGCGCCGGAATCCGGGCGGCGGGCGAAGATCCTTGCCGTGCCCCGGCTCGAACAGAATCCGCGGGTGCGGGTCCGGCTCGGTGCCACGATCGAGGAGTACGACGGCGGCCGGATCCGGATCGCCGGCACCTCCCCGGATGGGGCTCGAGACGGGTCCGGCCCGGAATGGCTGGACGCGCCTGGTCCGTTGCTGGTATCCCGTTCGGTGCTGCCGCTGGACGGTTCCGTTCCCGCGGCGGACCGTGAGGCCCACTTGGCCGGAGCGGCCGGTGTGCCGCTGGCGTTGGCGGGAACGGTGGTGGACCGGACCCCCGCCATCGCCTCAAACGCGGTGAAGGGCGGTTATGACGCCGCGCAGCGCATCGCCGCTGCGCTTGCCGCCGAGCCGTTCGCGCCAGCCGCCGAATCGGCAGCGCCAGCCAGTGAATCAGCCCGTCCCGTAGAACTCAGCATGAACGGAGCAGCATCATGA
- a CDS encoding Gfo/Idh/MocA family protein, which yields MTPPATAPRTYRAGIVGCGAISRNHLEAFGALDNVQVVGVCDIDLDRARATAGNWDVPNAVNTVDELLALGVDIVSVCTPHPTHEQVVLKAAAAGVHVLCEKPIATRLDSAERMVEACEEAGVQFGALFQRRFWPAAQKIRKAIDDGTLGRPLMAQCSVMLHRAPEYYNRDAWRGTWENDGGGVLMTQAIHQIDLLQWYLGDVAEVYGKVNTYRHGDYIEVEDSATAVITFTSGAMATLEASTAVSPNLGIQLRITGETGASASLTEFPEGSDGRLDLWAVGEKITVEPVHPEGVEPNIDLSTINGQLIPHHTSQVRDFVQALDAGTEPAITGKDALKSLRILLAVYESARTGRPVRFADVEVPGRVRVPAEVSAGTRVPAEAAG from the coding sequence ATGACCCCGCCAGCAACCGCCCCCCGCACGTACCGAGCCGGAATCGTGGGCTGCGGCGCCATCTCCCGCAACCACCTCGAGGCCTTCGGCGCCCTGGACAATGTGCAGGTGGTGGGGGTGTGCGACATCGACCTGGACCGGGCACGCGCCACCGCCGGGAACTGGGACGTGCCAAACGCGGTGAACACCGTGGACGAGCTCCTGGCGCTGGGCGTGGACATCGTTTCGGTCTGCACGCCACACCCGACCCATGAGCAGGTGGTGCTCAAAGCAGCGGCGGCCGGGGTGCATGTGCTGTGCGAAAAGCCGATTGCCACCCGGCTGGACTCGGCCGAGCGGATGGTTGAGGCGTGCGAGGAGGCCGGTGTGCAGTTCGGGGCACTGTTCCAGCGCCGCTTCTGGCCTGCAGCCCAGAAAATCCGGAAGGCGATCGACGACGGAACGCTGGGCCGGCCGCTCATGGCCCAGTGTTCCGTGATGCTGCACCGCGCGCCGGAATACTACAACCGGGACGCGTGGCGCGGCACCTGGGAGAACGACGGCGGCGGCGTGCTCATGACGCAGGCCATCCATCAGATCGACCTGCTGCAGTGGTACCTCGGCGACGTGGCGGAGGTCTACGGCAAGGTCAACACCTACCGGCACGGCGACTACATCGAGGTGGAGGACTCCGCCACGGCGGTCATCACCTTCACCTCCGGCGCCATGGCAACGCTCGAGGCGTCGACGGCGGTGTCCCCCAACCTGGGCATCCAGCTCCGAATCACGGGGGAAACGGGTGCCTCGGCATCGCTGACGGAGTTCCCCGAGGGCAGCGACGGCCGGCTGGACCTGTGGGCCGTGGGGGAGAAGATCACCGTGGAGCCCGTCCATCCCGAGGGCGTGGAACCGAATATCGACCTTTCCACCATCAACGGCCAGCTGATTCCGCACCACACCAGCCAGGTCCGCGATTTCGTGCAGGCCCTGGACGCCGGCACCGAGCCCGCCATCACCGGCAAGGACGCCCTGAAATCGCTCCGCATCCTGCTGGCGGTCTACGAATCCGCGCGCACCGGGCGCCCGGTGCGCTTCGCTGACGTTGAGGTTCCGGGCCGCGTCCGGGTTCCGGCCGAGGTTTCAGCCGGAACCCGTGTTCCTGCGGAAGCGGCAGGCTAG
- a CDS encoding MFS transporter yields the protein MGHVQPPAPVAEPAVLQRADSLPAKTPKKAALASFLGSTLEYYDFFIYGTAAALVFPKIFFPGGDPVVALLGAMATFGVGYLARPLGGVIMSHFGDKIGRKQALMITLVIMGVASIGIGFLPTYDQIGYWATALLLAGRLAQGFSAGAEAAGASTLTMEHSPEGRRGFFTSFVMTGYASGMVLSTVVFIPLAALPEEQLLGWGWRVPFWLSAVVLLVAYWIRTRLDEPPVFEETVETTKPKGIPAAEVLKTQWRDVLRVALVMLFSVMQTTFTVYALAYATGKGIGLDRTLMLTVNAVTIGLSMFTIPLAGIISDRFGRKKVLLVGSLGCAVTSFGYFWAISEHNIAMIFVFGFLNMSVFYSCWNGVWTVFFPEMFPAPVRYSGMAIGSQVGLILTGFAPAIATVLAQPGPGGWIPVAVFTVACLAVSAIAIATARETHKTPLEELGLPREQRPVCSSVSADA from the coding sequence ATGGGACACGTCCAGCCCCCCGCCCCCGTCGCGGAACCTGCCGTCCTGCAACGCGCGGACAGCCTCCCGGCGAAGACCCCAAAGAAGGCAGCATTGGCTTCTTTCCTTGGCTCCACGCTGGAGTACTACGACTTCTTCATCTATGGCACCGCAGCAGCGCTGGTGTTCCCGAAGATCTTCTTCCCCGGCGGAGACCCTGTAGTTGCCCTGCTCGGCGCGATGGCCACGTTTGGCGTCGGCTACCTGGCACGGCCGCTGGGCGGCGTCATCATGAGCCACTTCGGGGACAAGATCGGCCGCAAGCAGGCGCTGATGATCACGCTGGTGATCATGGGCGTTGCCTCCATCGGCATCGGCTTCCTGCCCACCTATGACCAGATCGGCTACTGGGCCACGGCGCTGCTGCTGGCGGGCCGGCTGGCGCAGGGATTCTCCGCCGGCGCCGAGGCCGCGGGTGCGTCCACCCTGACCATGGAACACTCCCCGGAGGGACGCCGCGGCTTCTTCACCAGCTTCGTGATGACTGGCTACGCATCCGGAATGGTCCTCTCCACCGTGGTGTTCATTCCGCTCGCCGCCCTCCCCGAGGAACAGCTGCTGGGCTGGGGCTGGCGAGTCCCGTTCTGGCTGTCCGCCGTGGTGCTGCTGGTCGCCTACTGGATCCGCACCCGGCTGGACGAGCCGCCAGTGTTCGAAGAGACCGTGGAAACGACGAAGCCCAAGGGCATTCCGGCGGCCGAGGTGCTGAAGACGCAATGGCGCGACGTCCTGCGCGTGGCCCTCGTGATGCTGTTCTCCGTCATGCAGACCACCTTCACCGTGTACGCCCTGGCCTATGCCACCGGCAAGGGGATCGGCCTGGACCGCACCCTCATGCTCACGGTCAACGCAGTCACCATCGGCCTGTCCATGTTCACCATCCCACTGGCCGGGATCATCTCGGACCGGTTCGGCCGCAAGAAGGTGCTCCTGGTGGGCTCCCTCGGCTGCGCCGTCACCTCGTTCGGCTACTTCTGGGCCATTAGCGAGCACAACATCGCCATGATCTTCGTCTTCGGGTTCCTGAACATGTCCGTCTTCTACTCGTGCTGGAACGGTGTCTGGACTGTCTTCTTCCCCGAGATGTTTCCGGCACCCGTCCGCTACTCCGGAATGGCCATCGGCAGCCAGGTGGGCCTGATCCTCACCGGCTTCGCTCCTGCGATCGCCACGGTCCTGGCCCAGCCGGGACCCGGCGGCTGGATCCCGGTAGCGGTCTTCACCGTGGCCTGCCTGGCGGTCTCCGCGATCGCCATCGCCACGGCCCGCGAAACCCACAAGACCCCGCTCGAGGAGCTTGGCCTGCCGCGGGAGCAGAGGCCGGTCTGCAGCTCCGTTTCCGCCGACGCCTAG
- a CDS encoding IclR family transcriptional regulator: MANSPSGESVIQRVVKILDAFSKGRPRMSLSELARATGMSSSTAHRLANDLVDSGLLNRSDSGDYGVGMKMWELASRSNPLEEFRRRGLPFLEGVHAAVREQVSLSIPDVGSGTVLYLEQLDRHGTATNLAAVAGRLLIHNTSSGMAMMAHMPRDVQERFLAGPLEKTTAATETDPARLRAQLALTRERGYVRMAGVLVQENTAYAVPVFGEGNSVIGAIAVVIPTADEDPKVVLPVLVAAGRGLSRTMGAERRPYGTRPWLQGS, translated from the coding sequence ATGGCCAACTCGCCCTCCGGCGAATCAGTCATCCAGCGCGTGGTGAAAATCCTGGACGCCTTTTCGAAGGGCCGCCCGCGGATGTCGTTGAGCGAGCTAGCCCGGGCCACGGGCATGTCCAGCAGCACCGCGCACCGGCTGGCCAACGACCTCGTGGACAGCGGGCTGCTGAACCGCAGCGATTCCGGCGACTACGGCGTTGGCATGAAGATGTGGGAGCTGGCGTCCCGCAGCAATCCGCTGGAGGAATTCCGACGCCGGGGCCTTCCGTTCCTCGAAGGCGTCCACGCCGCTGTGCGTGAGCAGGTCTCACTTTCCATTCCCGACGTCGGTTCCGGCACCGTGCTGTACCTGGAGCAGCTGGACCGGCACGGCACCGCCACCAATCTTGCTGCCGTGGCCGGCCGGCTCCTGATCCACAACACCTCGTCCGGGATGGCCATGATGGCGCACATGCCGCGCGACGTGCAGGAGCGGTTCCTGGCCGGGCCGCTGGAGAAAACCACTGCCGCCACGGAGACCGACCCGGCGCGGCTGCGCGCCCAGCTCGCCCTGACCCGGGAACGCGGCTACGTCCGCATGGCCGGTGTCCTGGTGCAGGAAAACACCGCCTATGCGGTCCCCGTCTTTGGTGAGGGCAACAGCGTGATCGGCGCGATCGCCGTCGTTATTCCGACGGCGGACGAGGACCCCAAGGTGGTTCTTCCCGTCCTGGTGGCTGCAGGGCGCGGCCTGTCCCGGACCATGGGCGCAGAGCGCCGCCCGTACGGCACGAGGCCCTGGCTTCAGGGTTCCTGA
- a CDS encoding IclR family transcriptional regulator domain-containing protein encodes MDEQPAYFVKSVEKAFDVLRAFTPNQPRLTVSQVAAAADTTRASARRFLLTLADLGYLRTDGAHFELTARSLEIGRSFLANLELPAIADRHLKSLAAELNETTSLCILDGVDVVYVACVPSPRLLSVTITVGTRFPAWATSMGRVLLGALTEADLQSYFETVRLQKLTEHSIASAEQLRVEIDRARSRGWAMVSQELEEGLRGVAVPVWRGQDIVAAVNVSLQTHRSPAEDIEKSVVPRLQEAARQIGLDYGGDASGLRRA; translated from the coding sequence ATGGACGAACAGCCGGCCTACTTCGTGAAATCGGTCGAGAAAGCGTTCGACGTGCTCCGGGCCTTCACCCCGAACCAGCCACGGCTGACGGTGTCCCAAGTGGCCGCGGCCGCAGATACCACCAGGGCTTCCGCCCGGCGGTTCCTGCTCACCCTGGCAGACCTCGGCTACCTGCGAACGGACGGGGCACACTTCGAGCTGACTGCCCGCTCACTGGAGATCGGGCGGTCCTTCCTGGCCAACCTCGAGCTTCCGGCCATTGCGGACCGGCATCTGAAATCCCTCGCAGCCGAGCTGAACGAGACCACCTCCTTATGCATTCTTGACGGCGTCGACGTCGTGTATGTCGCGTGCGTGCCCTCGCCGCGGCTGCTCAGCGTCACCATCACCGTGGGCACGAGGTTCCCCGCCTGGGCGACCTCCATGGGCCGGGTGCTGCTGGGAGCACTGACCGAGGCGGATCTGCAGTCCTACTTCGAAACCGTCCGGCTGCAGAAGCTGACCGAACACTCCATTGCCAGCGCCGAGCAGCTGCGGGTGGAGATTGACCGTGCCAGATCAAGGGGGTGGGCAATGGTGTCGCAGGAACTGGAAGAGGGGCTGCGTGGCGTGGCGGTGCCGGTGTGGCGAGGCCAGGACATAGTGGCGGCCGTCAACGTTTCCCTGCAGACGCACCGTTCCCCTGCCGAGGACATCGAAAAGTCCGTGGTGCCGCGCCTGCAGGAGGCTGCCCGGCAGATCGGCCTGGACTACGGCGGGGACGCGTCCGGGCTGCGGCGGGCCTGA